The Thermomicrobiales bacterium genomic interval CTCCCGGACGCACTCTCCCGCGTTGGAAGTTGCACCGATCCGCGCTGATAGGTCATAGTTGTACAGTGCGCGGCTGATTCAGATGTCATCAGCACTCTCGCCGGGTGACTCGGCGTGCAATTGTCCATTGGCAACGAGCGTTCGAGTCAGCGCGGCGAGCCTGAGATCGGGTAGGGGTTTGCATGGTATCCAGCACAACCGGGCCGGGGAGTGCCGGCCTGTCGTCCGGAGCGACGGATAATGGTCGTGACACCGGCCATCTGACGTTCGCGTTGAACGGCGACGCACGAACCGCGCGTCAACAGTGGCTGCGTGACGGCCTTGTTGCCGAGATGGAGCGTCGCGGGCATGTCCGACTGGACGCCCCGAATGATGACGTCCGTCTCATCCTGAACTTCACCGATTACAACGCACCCAAATCATTCCGCCGCAAGGCGCAGGGGACCTTTGTCACCAGCGTGATGGAAACCAACGAAGAGCCGGAAGACCTGTTCCGCGCCTTTTACCCGGTCCTCCTCTATTCGCTCTCCAACCTCGGCATCATTCTGGTCGTGCAGGGCGACAACGTCGACGCCCACTTCATGACGATGGAGCAGGGACACTACGTTGTCTCGTGGGATCCGTCTCGCGCTGAATCGGACTTCTTTGCCGCGATCTATGCGCGCCTGGCGCCGCTCGCGACCTCGCAGCTCGTTATCAACAACGACTACGTGCCTGACCTGCCCGAAGAGCTGTGGGATGGCGACGAGATTACCCGCCAGATCACCTGGGCTGGCGAACAGCTCGGCAAGCTCAATCTGCTGCCTGCCCCATGGCCAATTCAGGATCTGCTGACGGAGCGCGACCTGAAGCACGTCATGCGGCTGTTCGGTATTGGCGGATTGTCCTACGGCAACCTCTCGGCCCGGCGTGACGCCGAGACCTTCTGGATGAGCGCTAGTGGCGTCGACAAGTCGAAGCTCGCCGAGGTCGGTCGCGACATCCTGCTCGTCACCGACTACGTGCCGGAACGCAACGCGATGATCCTGAGCGTTTCGCCAAAGGTGCAGCCGCGACGTGTGTCGGTCGATGCGATCGAGCACTTCATGATCTATCGCGAGCACTCGGAGGTCGGCGCAATTGTCCACGTCCACGCCTGGATGGATCACATCACGTCGACTGAAGTGAACTATCCGTGCGGCACGCGTGAGCTGGCGGTGGCTGTCTCCGACCTCGTGCGCAACTCACCCGATCCGTCGCGCGCAGTGGTGGGCCTGAAGAACCACGGTCTGACGATTACTGGCCACTCGCTGCCGGAGATCTTCGAGCGCATCGACGGGAAGATCCTCGCCCAGGTGCCGATGAGCTAAACCGACGCAGGCGCGTCAGAAGGAGCAACAGCGCTTGGCAAAGCCTCGGATCACGGTCGGCATGCACATGCCGCCGAAGCCTCCGGTCGTCACTATGCGCGCGCTGGTCTACGCCTCGCGGCTGATGCGGCTCGAATCGTTCACCATCTGGGATCACGTTCAAGACCTGTTCCCGGCCTCACTCTGGGATAAGCAGTTCACCTGGCTCGCCGGGATGAGCAAGACCCCGCACGATCTGCTCGATTATCAGACGACGCTCGGGTACCTGGCCGCACACGCAGGTCGACTCCGTTTGGGCGTCGGTGTCACTGAAGCCATCCGCCGTCATCCGGTCATGATTGCTCAGTCGATGGCGACGTTGGCGCACATCACGCGCCGTCCGCCGATCCTCGGCATCGGCACCGGCGAGCGCGAGAATGTCGTGCCCTATGGCCTCTCGATGGCTAAGTCGGTCAGTCGCCTCGAAGAAGCGCTGCAAATCATCCGCCTGTGCTGGGAATCAACCGGCCCGGTCGATTTCGACGGCCAGTTCTATCAGCTTAAGCAGGCCACGCTCGATCTGCATCCGCCACGCAAGCGCGTGCCCGAAATCTGGATCGCCGCGCACGGCCCCCGCATGCTGGACCTGACCGGTCGCTATGGCGATGGCTGGCTGCCGGTTCTGGTGACTGATCCAGATGATTATGCGTCCCGGCTGGAGGCGATCCGGTCGGCAGCGCGTTCCGTGGGCCGCGATCCAGATGCCATTCGCCCAGCAATGCAAGCCTATGTCGTCGTTGCACCGACCGAGAAGGAAGCGCGCAAGATGCTCGGCGCGCCGCCGATCCGCTACATTGCCGTCCTCGCGCCGGCCGAGATGTGGCGACGCCACGGCGTCCCCCACCCGTTCGGCGACGACTTCAAGGGCTTCTTCGATTTCGTCCCCAGCGAGCACACCCGCGAAGAGCTCGAAGCCGCGATGGCTCAGGTGCCGATCGACGCCCTCGCCGAGGTCCTGCTCTGGGGCACTCCGGCCCAGGTCGCCAAGCGCATCCGCGCCTTCGGTGACGCCGGCCTGCGCCACGCCAACCTGGA includes:
- a CDS encoding class II aldolase/adducin family protein, with the translated sequence MVSSTTGPGSAGLSSGATDNGRDTGHLTFALNGDARTARQQWLRDGLVAEMERRGHVRLDAPNDDVRLILNFTDYNAPKSFRRKAQGTFVTSVMETNEEPEDLFRAFYPVLLYSLSNLGIILVVQGDNVDAHFMTMEQGHYVVSWDPSRAESDFFAAIYARLAPLATSQLVINNDYVPDLPEELWDGDEITRQITWAGEQLGKLNLLPAPWPIQDLLTERDLKHVMRLFGIGGLSYGNLSARRDAETFWMSASGVDKSKLAEVGRDILLVTDYVPERNAMILSVSPKVQPRRVSVDAIEHFMIYREHSEVGAIVHVHAWMDHITSTEVNYPCGTRELAVAVSDLVRNSPDPSRAVVGLKNHGLTITGHSLPEIFERIDGKILAQVPMS
- a CDS encoding LLM class flavin-dependent oxidoreductase; protein product: MAKPRITVGMHMPPKPPVVTMRALVYASRLMRLESFTIWDHVQDLFPASLWDKQFTWLAGMSKTPHDLLDYQTTLGYLAAHAGRLRLGVGVTEAIRRHPVMIAQSMATLAHITRRPPILGIGTGERENVVPYGLSMAKSVSRLEEALQIIRLCWESTGPVDFDGQFYQLKQATLDLHPPRKRVPEIWIAAHGPRMLDLTGRYGDGWLPVLVTDPDDYASRLEAIRSAARSVGRDPDAIRPAMQAYVVVAPTEKEARKMLGAPPIRYIAVLAPAEMWRRHGVPHPFGDDFKGFFDFVPSEHTREELEAAMAQVPIDALAEVLLWGTPAQVAKRIRAFGDAGLRHANLELASATISPRAAANSLRAIWQIRRLVNAR